The Deinococcus reticulitermitis genome window below encodes:
- a CDS encoding copper-translocating P-type ATPase gives MRATAAAPSGHHQGAREADALGTHQAGHDHAAMTGSRPASAGHGHSGHGTTEDTGHDEHAGHGAEMVNDMLRRFVVSLLLTIPIVLYSPIGELLGFTAAPPFGLSMGWFGLILSTPVVWWGGWPFISAAWRALKRREANMMTLIATGILVSYVYSVWATLFLRTDEVFFEAAAMLTTFSLAGHWLEMRSRFATGRAVEALLKLAPSTARVIRDGQEVEVSLEQVIVGDEIVVRPGDRVPVDGEVVSGTSYVDESMITGEPVPVAKSAGARVTGGTVNQNGAFHFRATAVGADTALSRIVQMVQNAQASKAPAQRLADTAGKYLVFVALGSGLIAFLVWSFLGAGVVFALTAAVSTVVIACPDALALATPTAITVGVGKGAREGVLFKNATALEGTAGVDTVIFDKTGTLTEGKPALTDLVPARGVSEADLLHLAASADQPSQHPLAEAIVKGAQARGVTVQRPEAFDSIPGHGVAATVGSQRVLIGNRKLMDREGVDVGALPAEVDGLAADGKTAMYVAADGQALGVVAVADTIRESARVAVTELHRLGVQTVMLTGDNRHTAEAVARQLGMDTVIADVLPEQKAAKVQELQGQGRKVAMVGDGVNDAPALAQAEVGIAIGAGTDVAVETADVVLVKSDPASVAVGIALARHVRGKIKQNLFWAAIYNVLAIPFAAGVLYPSYGVLLRPEWAALLMSASTVIVTLNALSLNRLRFDRPAVAEA, from the coding sequence ATGCGGGCCACTGCAGCGGCTCCCAGTGGGCACCATCAAGGCGCTAGGGAAGCGGATGCCCTGGGGACGCACCAGGCCGGGCATGACCACGCCGCCATGACGGGCAGCCGTCCGGCCTCTGCGGGGCACGGTCACAGTGGCCATGGCACGACCGAGGACACGGGCCACGATGAGCACGCCGGACACGGTGCGGAGATGGTGAATGACATGCTGCGCCGCTTCGTGGTGTCGCTGCTGCTGACCATTCCCATCGTGCTGTACTCCCCGATCGGCGAGCTGCTGGGGTTCACGGCAGCGCCGCCCTTCGGCCTCTCGATGGGCTGGTTCGGCCTGATCCTATCCACGCCCGTGGTGTGGTGGGGCGGCTGGCCGTTCATCTCCGCCGCCTGGCGTGCCCTCAAGCGGCGCGAGGCGAACATGATGACCCTGATCGCCACGGGCATCCTGGTGTCCTATGTCTACTCGGTCTGGGCCACCCTCTTCCTACGCACCGATGAGGTCTTTTTCGAGGCCGCCGCGATGCTCACGACCTTCTCTCTGGCCGGGCACTGGCTGGAGATGCGCTCGCGCTTCGCCACAGGGAGAGCGGTTGAGGCGTTGCTGAAACTGGCTCCCTCCACGGCCCGGGTGATACGGGACGGGCAGGAAGTCGAAGTGTCGCTGGAGCAGGTCATCGTGGGTGACGAGATCGTCGTGCGCCCCGGCGACCGGGTGCCAGTGGATGGAGAGGTCGTCTCCGGCACTTCCTACGTGGACGAGAGCATGATCACCGGCGAGCCGGTTCCCGTCGCCAAGAGCGCAGGGGCGAGGGTCACCGGCGGCACGGTCAACCAGAACGGAGCCTTCCACTTCCGGGCGACGGCGGTCGGCGCGGACACCGCTCTTTCGCGCATCGTGCAGATGGTGCAAAACGCGCAGGCCAGCAAGGCCCCGGCACAGCGCTTGGCCGACACGGCGGGCAAGTACCTGGTGTTCGTCGCCCTGGGCAGCGGGCTGATCGCCTTTCTGGTCTGGTCCTTCCTGGGCGCCGGGGTCGTGTTCGCGCTGACCGCTGCTGTTTCCACCGTCGTCATTGCCTGCCCGGATGCGCTGGCCCTCGCCACGCCCACCGCCATCACTGTGGGGGTGGGCAAGGGGGCACGGGAGGGTGTGCTGTTCAAGAACGCGACGGCGTTGGAGGGGACGGCGGGCGTGGACACCGTGATCTTCGACAAGACCGGGACGCTCACCGAGGGCAAGCCTGCCTTGACCGACCTGGTCCCCGCCCGTGGGGTCAGCGAAGCGGACCTGCTGCACCTGGCGGCCTCGGCGGATCAGCCCTCGCAGCACCCACTGGCTGAGGCCATCGTGAAGGGTGCGCAGGCGCGGGGTGTCACGGTCCAGCGCCCCGAAGCCTTTGACAGCATTCCCGGACACGGCGTCGCCGCCACGGTGGGGAGCCAGCGGGTACTCATCGGCAACCGCAAGTTGATGGACCGGGAAGGGGTGGACGTCGGAGCTCTTCCGGCCGAGGTAGACGGGCTGGCGGCGGATGGAAAGACTGCAATGTACGTGGCCGCCGACGGGCAGGCGCTGGGCGTCGTGGCGGTGGCGGACACCATCCGCGAGTCGGCGCGGGTGGCGGTCACGGAACTGCACCGCTTGGGCGTGCAGACGGTGATGTTGACGGGCGACAACCGACACACGGCAGAGGCGGTCGCCCGGCAGTTGGGCATGGACACGGTGATCGCGGACGTGCTGCCCGAGCAGAAGGCCGCAAAGGTTCAGGAGTTGCAGGGGCAGGGCCGCAAGGTGGCGATGGTCGGCGACGGTGTGAATGACGCGCCTGCCCTCGCGCAGGCGGAAGTAGGCATAGCCATCGGAGCGGGAACAGACGTGGCGGTGGAGACCGCCGACGTAGTCCTGGTGAAGAGTGACCCGGCGAGCGTGGCCGTTGGCATCGCCCTGGCCCGCCACGTCCGGGGCAAGATCAAGCAGAACCTCTTCTGGGCCGCCATCTACAACGTCCTGGCGATCCCCTTCGCCGCGGGCGTACTGTACCCCTCGTACGGTGTCCTGCTGCGCCCGGAGTGGGCCGCCCTGCTGATGAGTGCCAGCACCGTCATCGTGACGCTCAACGCCCTGTCGCTCAACCGGCTGCGCTTCGACCGCCCGGCAGTGGCTGAGGCCTGA